A genomic stretch from Desulfohalobium retbaense DSM 5692 includes:
- the rpoC gene encoding DNA-directed RNA polymerase subunit beta' — MTLDDLFTMRGAGSSQSQSEELKGIQISLASPEKIREWSYGEVKKPETINYRTFKPERDGLFCAKIFGPVKDYECNCGKYKRMKHRGIVCEKCGVEVIPSKVRRDRMGHIELAAPVAHIWFLKSMPSKIATLLDMTMAELEKVLYFDSYIVLDPGQTNLKKQQTLSEDQYLQIVEHYGEDALRVGMGAEAAKELLEEIELESLRHTLKEESLATRSQTKRKKLAKRLKVVEAFIESGNHPAWMILEVVPIIPPELRPLVPLDGGRFATSDLNDLYRRVINRNNRLKRLLELGAPDIIIRNEKRMLQEAVDALLDNGRRGRAITGTNGRPLKSLSDMIKGKQGRFRQNLLGKRVDYSGRSVIVVGPKLKLHQCGLPKKMALELFKPFIYSKLESLGHASTIKSAKKMVEREDVVVWDILEDVVKEYPILLNRAPTLHRLGFQGFEPLLVEGKAIQLHPLVCAAYNADFDGDQMAVHVPLSVQAQIESRVLMMSTNNILSPANGAPIIVPSQDIVLGLYYLSLARSFERGEGKIFADAEEVIMALDAQAITLHARIKVRIDGELIDTTPGRILLKGILPEKVPFSLVNSILNKKAIGRLVGEAYRLAGTKATVLLCDRLKDMGYEYATQAGVTIGVKDLLIPEQKKPLLEKARAEVDSIESQYRDGIITRTEKYNKVVDVWTKATNDVSSEMMRDISVDRISDAHGERVEENPSLNPIFMMSNSGSRGNVDQMRQLAGMRGLMARPSGEIIETPITSSFREGLTVLEYFTSTHGARKGLADTALKTANSGYLTRRLVDVVQDVIVGELDCGTVDGIEISHLMRGGEMQTRLSERILGRMTLFDVTNPETGEVVVPADSIIDEEYARRIDDAGINSVMIRSVLTCNSEKGVCAKCYGRDLARGHLVNVGESVGIIAAQSIGEPGTQLTMRTFHIGGTASKEIEQSSITAQHKGRIVLNRVRTVSNSDGMHMVLGKSGQIGVVDEQGLEREKYVLPPGARLYIQPGDEVSKGTLLAEWDPFNEPFVTDVDGVVSFADIEEGKTYQTKVDEATQRTTKTIIEYRSTNFRPSISICDEKGEVKTRPESSLAATFQLPVGAILMVEDGQQVQAGDVIARKPRETSKTKDIVGGLPRVAELFEVRKPKEMGVVTEIDGVVSFGPDSRGKRKIIVTPDTGDPREYLIPKGKHITVQEGDFVEAGELLTEGNHELHDLLRVKGEKYLANYLVEEVQDVYRFQGVHINDKHIEIIVRQMLKKVNITDPGDSSLLVGEQVEKTRFMEENQKVLKRGGQPAVAEPLVLGITQASLTTESFVSAASFQETTKVLTEAALQGKKDFLQGLKENVIVGRIVPAGTGFRPYLQAGIKVPNQPERSERFLEDLEDEQRYNGVG, encoded by the coding sequence ATGACCCTTGATGATCTCTTTACTATGCGTGGCGCCGGGAGTTCCCAAAGCCAGAGCGAAGAACTCAAAGGTATTCAAATATCACTGGCCTCCCCGGAGAAGATCCGGGAATGGTCGTATGGCGAAGTCAAGAAACCGGAAACCATCAATTACCGCACCTTCAAGCCGGAGCGCGACGGCCTGTTCTGCGCCAAAATTTTCGGTCCGGTGAAGGATTACGAATGTAATTGCGGGAAATATAAACGGATGAAACACCGCGGCATCGTCTGCGAGAAGTGCGGTGTCGAGGTCATCCCCTCCAAGGTCCGGCGGGACCGGATGGGCCATATCGAATTGGCTGCTCCGGTGGCGCATATCTGGTTCCTGAAAAGCATGCCATCCAAGATCGCTACGCTCTTGGACATGACCATGGCCGAGTTGGAAAAGGTTCTGTACTTCGATTCCTATATTGTCCTGGACCCGGGACAGACGAATTTGAAAAAACAGCAGACCCTCTCCGAGGACCAGTATCTGCAAATCGTTGAACATTACGGTGAAGACGCTTTGCGGGTCGGCATGGGCGCCGAGGCGGCCAAGGAGCTGCTCGAGGAGATTGAACTCGAATCCTTGCGCCACACCCTGAAAGAAGAGTCGCTGGCCACTCGCTCGCAGACCAAGCGCAAAAAATTGGCCAAGCGGCTGAAGGTGGTCGAAGCCTTTATTGAATCCGGCAATCATCCGGCCTGGATGATTCTTGAAGTCGTGCCGATCATTCCGCCAGAGCTGCGTCCTTTGGTCCCGCTTGATGGCGGCCGTTTTGCCACTTCTGATCTCAATGATCTCTACCGCCGGGTCATCAACCGTAATAACCGGTTGAAAAGGCTTCTGGAGCTTGGGGCCCCGGACATTATTATCCGCAATGAAAAACGGATGCTCCAGGAGGCTGTGGACGCTTTGCTGGACAACGGTCGCCGCGGCCGGGCCATCACCGGGACCAACGGCCGGCCCCTGAAATCCTTGAGCGACATGATCAAAGGCAAACAGGGCCGTTTTCGCCAGAATCTGCTCGGCAAGCGTGTCGACTATTCCGGGCGCTCGGTGATTGTGGTCGGACCGAAGCTCAAGCTGCACCAATGCGGTTTGCCGAAGAAGATGGCCTTGGAGCTGTTCAAGCCTTTTATCTATTCCAAACTGGAGTCTTTGGGGCACGCCAGCACCATCAAAAGTGCCAAGAAGATGGTTGAGCGCGAGGATGTTGTTGTCTGGGACATCCTGGAAGATGTGGTCAAGGAATACCCCATTTTGCTCAACCGGGCGCCAACCTTGCACCGGCTCGGGTTCCAAGGATTTGAACCCCTGCTGGTCGAAGGCAAAGCCATTCAGTTGCACCCCTTGGTCTGCGCCGCCTACAACGCCGACTTTGACGGCGACCAGATGGCGGTCCACGTCCCGCTGTCGGTCCAGGCCCAGATCGAGAGCCGGGTGCTGATGATGTCCACAAACAATATCCTGTCTCCGGCTAACGGAGCGCCGATCATTGTTCCCAGTCAGGACATCGTCTTGGGCTTGTATTATCTGAGCCTGGCCCGCTCATTTGAGCGTGGTGAGGGCAAGATTTTCGCCGACGCCGAAGAGGTGATCATGGCCCTGGATGCACAGGCCATCACCCTGCACGCCCGGATCAAGGTGCGCATCGATGGCGAGTTGATCGACACCACGCCGGGGCGGATTCTTCTTAAAGGAATCCTGCCGGAGAAGGTGCCGTTTTCGTTGGTCAACTCGATTTTGAACAAGAAGGCCATTGGCCGCCTGGTCGGCGAAGCCTATCGTCTGGCCGGAACCAAGGCCACGGTTCTGCTTTGCGACCGCTTGAAGGACATGGGCTATGAATACGCCACCCAAGCCGGTGTGACCATCGGTGTCAAAGATCTGCTCATCCCGGAGCAGAAAAAACCGCTCCTGGAAAAAGCCCGAGCCGAAGTGGATTCCATTGAATCCCAGTACCGCGACGGCATTATTACCCGCACCGAGAAATACAACAAGGTGGTCGACGTCTGGACCAAGGCCACTAACGATGTTTCTTCGGAAATGATGCGGGATATCTCTGTGGATCGGATCAGCGACGCGCACGGGGAGCGGGTGGAAGAAAATCCCAGCCTTAACCCCATCTTTATGATGAGCAACTCCGGGTCCCGGGGGAATGTGGACCAGATGCGCCAGCTCGCAGGTATGCGCGGCTTGATGGCCAGGCCCTCGGGCGAAATTATTGAGACGCCGATTACGTCCTCGTTCCGTGAAGGACTGACGGTGCTGGAATACTTTACCTCGACCCACGGCGCGCGGAAGGGGCTGGCGGATACGGCGCTGAAGACCGCTAACTCCGGGTATCTGACCCGGCGTTTGGTCGATGTCGTCCAGGACGTTATCGTCGGTGAACTCGACTGCGGGACCGTCGACGGGATCGAGATCTCGCACCTCATGCGCGGTGGCGAGATGCAGACCCGCCTGAGCGAGCGGATTCTGGGACGGATGACCCTGTTTGACGTCACCAACCCGGAAACCGGAGAGGTTGTTGTCCCAGCCGACTCCATCATTGACGAAGAGTACGCCCGGCGTATTGATGATGCGGGCATCAACTCGGTCATGATCCGGTCGGTGCTGACCTGCAATTCCGAGAAGGGCGTCTGCGCCAAGTGCTACGGACGCGATCTGGCCCGCGGCCATCTGGTGAACGTCGGCGAATCCGTGGGGATCATTGCTGCCCAGTCCATTGGGGAGCCGGGTACCCAGTTGACCATGCGGACCTTCCACATCGGTGGCACCGCCTCCAAGGAGATCGAACAGTCCTCGATCACCGCCCAGCACAAAGGGCGCATTGTCCTCAATCGTGTGCGCACGGTCTCCAATTCCGATGGTATGCACATGGTCCTCGGCAAAAGCGGTCAGATCGGCGTGGTGGACGAGCAGGGTCTGGAGCGGGAGAAGTATGTCCTGCCTCCAGGGGCCAGGCTCTATATCCAGCCCGGTGATGAGGTCTCCAAGGGGACGCTTCTGGCTGAATGGGACCCGTTTAACGAACCCTTTGTGACCGACGTCGACGGTGTGGTTTCCTTTGCCGATATTGAAGAAGGCAAGACCTATCAGACCAAGGTTGACGAGGCGACACAACGGACGACGAAAACGATTATCGAATACCGGTCGACAAACTTCCGTCCCTCGATCTCCATTTGCGACGAGAAAGGGGAGGTCAAAACACGCCCCGAGAGTTCGCTGGCCGCGACCTTCCAATTGCCGGTCGGAGCCATTTTGATGGTCGAGGACGGTCAGCAGGTTCAGGCCGGGGACGTCATCGCCAGAAAGCCACGGGAAACGTCGAAAACCAAGGATATCGTCGGCGGTCTGCCCCGAGTTGCCGAACTCTTTGAGGTCCGCAAGCCCAAGGAAATGGGTGTGGTTACCGAGATCGACGGTGTGGTCAGTTTTGGCCCGGATTCCAGGGGCAAGCGGAAAATTATCGTCACTCCGGATACCGGGGACCCGCGGGAATACCTCATCCCCAAGGGCAAGCACATCACGGTTCAGGAAGGCGATTTCGTCGAGGCCGGCGAGTTGTTGACCGAGGGCAATCACGAATTGCACGATCTGCTCCGGGTCAAGGGTGAGAAGTACCTGGCCAACTATCTGGTCGAGGAAGTCCAGGATGTGTACCGCTTCCAGGGCGTGCACATCAATGACAAGCACATTGAGATCATTGTCCGTCAGATGCTCAAGAAGGTGAACATCACCGACCCGGGCGACAGCAGCCTGTTGGTTGGCGAACAGGTCGAAAAGACGCGCTTTATGGAGGAAAATCAGAAAGTCCTCAAGCGCGGCGGGCAGCCGGCAGTGGCCGAACCGCTGGTTCTGGGGATCACCCAGGCCTCCCTGACCACGGAATCCTTCGTCTCTGCAGCCTCCTTCCAGGAGACAACCAAGGTCCTGACCGAGGCGGCGTTGCAGGGCAAAAAGGATTTTCTGCAAGGACTCAAGGAAAATGTTATCGTCGGCCGGATTGTACCCGCCGGCACTGGGTTCCGCCCCTACTTGCAAGCAGGAATCAAGGTTCCCAATCAGCCGGAACGGTCGGAAAGGTTTTTGGAAGATTTGGAAGATGAACAACGATATAACGGTGTTGGGTAG
- the rpoB gene encoding DNA-directed RNA polymerase subunit beta, producing the protein MNQLVKYFGKIPQALEIPHLLSLQCDSYLDFLQADVPAASRADKGLEGVFRSVFPIEDFNKTATLEFVNYELGEPKYDIKECISKGLTYEATVRIKVRLVVYDVDEESSHRTIRDIKEQDIYFGTIPLMTEKGTFVINGTERVIVNQLQRSPGLIFEHDYGKSHSSRKVLYSSRIIPMRGSWIDFDFDHKDILHVRIDRRRKMPATILLKAMGLSREEILNYFYDVEHYYVIGNRVFREVQKDYYRRSNAYVDITDAEGKVLVAAGKAISKPMWRRIVKAGIERIEVDPMELAQQFAASELIHPETGEVLAEPGDQIAPETIDLLGETAETAVPTLFTSGLEVSTSIRDTLELDKTEDEESAQIEIYKRLRPSSPPTSEVAKTFFDNLFRNKEYYDLSPVGRYKLNARLGIDLPLDHQTLSNEDILRTIKHLTALKDAHGQPDDIDHLGKRRVRPVGELVENQYRIGLVRMERAIKERMSLREVATLMPHDLINPKPVTAVIKEFFGTSQLSQFMDQTNPLSEVTHKRRLSALGPGGLSRERAGFEVRDVHPSHYGRICPIETPEGPNIGLIVSLTTYGRVNPYGFIETPYRVVDKGQVTSEVKYLDADAEEGEIIAQANAPMDDQGRFVKDQVAARVEGEFAVVDRDEVTLMDISPNQIVSVSSALIPFLEHDDANRALMGSNMQRQATPLLRTELPLVGTGLEGVVARNSGACILAEGRGQVTYADADRVVVRYEDGTAPQSGGVACYTMQKFHKSNQSSSFGQRPVVHTGELVEKGSVLADGPSIEHGELALGKNLLVAFMPWCGYNFEDSILISERCVKEDVYTSMHIEEFDVVARDTKLGPEEITRDIPNVGEDMLRNLDESGMIRIGAKVRPDDILVGKITPKGETQLTPEERLLRAIFGDKARDVKNTSLKVPPGIEGTVIDVKVFNRRSGEKDERTKEIEDQELAVLDRNEQQHIEGLSQNVRHKVWEIIQGHRVDQSIMGQKKGEVLVEANKTLSEEDLARLPIKKLRGVFVHKETNEALEELLDEYDRNIQFIKSIYDQKREKVTEGDDLPPGVIKMVKVHIAIKRKLNVGDKMAGRHGNKGVVSCILPEEDMPFFNDGTPMDIVLNPLGVPSRMNIGQIMETHLGWAAKELGQQLAKMVEDKADIQALRQEVKEVFHSDSVTTLVDTLDDEELVESVKRLDKGIATKTPVFDGAQEEEIWEWLERAGLPSDGKAVLYDGRTGDPFYSRVTVGYMYMLKLHHLVDEKIHARSTGPYSLVTQQPLGGKAQFGGQRLGEMEVWALEAYGAAHLLQEFLTVKSDDVQGRVKMYEKIVKGDNFLESGMPESFNVLVKELKALGLDVTLLHDEGAKRQ; encoded by the coding sequence ATGAACCAGCTGGTAAAATATTTTGGTAAAATTCCCCAAGCACTTGAAATACCGCATCTTTTAAGCCTGCAATGCGATTCGTATCTGGACTTCCTGCAAGCGGACGTCCCTGCGGCCAGCCGTGCAGATAAAGGGTTGGAGGGCGTTTTCCGCTCTGTTTTTCCCATCGAAGATTTCAATAAGACAGCGACACTGGAGTTTGTCAACTACGAACTTGGTGAACCAAAATATGATATAAAAGAATGCATTTCGAAGGGGCTGACCTATGAAGCGACTGTTCGTATAAAGGTCCGCCTTGTCGTATATGATGTCGATGAAGAAAGCTCTCATCGCACCATTCGAGATATTAAAGAACAAGATATTTATTTCGGCACAATTCCATTGATGACTGAAAAGGGAACCTTCGTCATTAATGGAACCGAACGGGTCATCGTCAATCAGCTGCAGCGCTCTCCCGGACTGATTTTTGAACATGACTACGGCAAATCCCACTCCAGCCGGAAGGTGCTCTACAGTTCCCGGATCATTCCCATGCGGGGATCCTGGATTGACTTTGATTTTGACCACAAGGACATCCTTCACGTCCGGATCGACCGGCGCCGCAAGATGCCGGCGACCATTTTGCTCAAGGCCATGGGATTGAGTCGTGAAGAGATTCTGAATTATTTTTATGATGTTGAGCACTATTATGTGATCGGGAACCGGGTCTTTCGCGAGGTTCAGAAAGACTACTATCGCCGCAGCAACGCTTACGTCGATATCACTGATGCCGAGGGCAAGGTTCTCGTCGCCGCTGGCAAAGCGATCAGCAAGCCCATGTGGAGGCGGATCGTCAAGGCCGGCATCGAGCGCATTGAAGTTGATCCTATGGAGTTGGCCCAGCAATTCGCTGCGTCCGAGTTGATCCATCCGGAGACCGGCGAAGTCTTGGCTGAGCCCGGGGATCAGATAGCGCCGGAGACCATCGACCTTTTGGGAGAGACAGCGGAGACTGCCGTACCGACCCTGTTTACCAGTGGTCTGGAGGTCTCGACGTCCATTCGCGACACCCTCGAACTCGACAAAACCGAGGATGAAGAAAGCGCCCAGATCGAAATCTACAAACGGTTACGGCCCAGCTCGCCGCCGACGAGCGAAGTGGCCAAGACCTTTTTCGATAATCTTTTTCGTAACAAAGAATATTACGACCTTTCTCCGGTCGGTCGGTATAAGCTCAACGCACGCTTGGGAATCGACCTGCCGTTGGATCATCAGACCCTGAGCAATGAAGACATCCTGCGGACGATCAAGCACCTGACTGCTTTGAAGGATGCCCACGGCCAGCCGGATGACATCGATCACCTTGGTAAGCGTCGGGTGCGGCCAGTTGGTGAATTGGTCGAGAATCAGTACCGCATCGGTCTGGTCCGCATGGAGCGGGCGATCAAGGAGCGCATGAGCCTTCGTGAAGTCGCGACGCTTATGCCCCATGACTTGATCAACCCTAAGCCGGTGACCGCGGTGATCAAGGAGTTCTTCGGGACCTCCCAGCTCTCGCAGTTCATGGATCAAACCAATCCCCTTTCCGAGGTCACCCACAAACGGCGGCTCTCCGCGCTGGGTCCCGGGGGCTTGAGCCGTGAGCGGGCCGGTTTTGAAGTTCGCGACGTCCATCCGAGTCACTATGGGCGTATTTGCCCTATTGAGACCCCTGAAGGGCCGAACATCGGTCTGATCGTCTCCCTGACCACCTATGGTCGCGTTAATCCGTATGGCTTTATCGAGACCCCATACCGTGTGGTCGACAAAGGCCAGGTGACTTCCGAGGTCAAATACCTGGACGCCGATGCCGAAGAAGGGGAGATCATTGCCCAGGCCAACGCTCCGATGGATGACCAGGGCCGGTTTGTAAAGGACCAGGTCGCTGCCCGTGTTGAAGGGGAGTTTGCTGTTGTCGATCGTGACGAGGTCACGTTGATGGACATCTCCCCGAACCAGATCGTGTCCGTCTCCTCGGCCCTGATTCCCTTTCTTGAGCACGACGACGCCAACCGGGCGCTCATGGGCTCGAATATGCAGCGCCAAGCGACCCCGCTACTGAGGACCGAATTGCCCTTGGTGGGAACCGGACTGGAAGGTGTTGTGGCCCGCAACTCCGGGGCGTGTATTCTGGCCGAGGGCCGTGGACAGGTGACCTATGCCGACGCGGACCGGGTTGTCGTGCGCTACGAGGACGGGACGGCGCCCCAGAGCGGCGGCGTGGCCTGCTATACGATGCAGAAATTCCATAAATCCAACCAGAGCAGCAGCTTCGGGCAGCGGCCCGTGGTCCATACCGGGGAACTGGTGGAAAAGGGCAGTGTCCTGGCCGATGGGCCGTCCATCGAGCACGGGGAACTCGCCTTGGGCAAAAACCTGCTTGTGGCTTTCATGCCCTGGTGCGGATACAACTTTGAGGACTCCATCCTCATTTCCGAGCGGTGCGTCAAGGAAGATGTCTATACTTCGATGCATATCGAGGAATTCGATGTCGTCGCCAGAGACACCAAACTCGGACCCGAAGAAATTACCCGGGACATCCCCAATGTCGGTGAAGATATGCTCCGCAATCTCGACGAGAGCGGCATGATCCGTATCGGGGCCAAGGTCCGTCCGGACGATATCCTGGTCGGCAAGATCACGCCCAAGGGAGAGACGCAGCTGACCCCTGAAGAGCGGTTGTTGCGAGCTATTTTTGGCGACAAGGCCCGGGATGTGAAAAATACATCGCTCAAGGTCCCGCCCGGAATCGAAGGCACGGTTATTGATGTCAAAGTCTTTAATCGCCGTTCCGGGGAAAAGGACGAGCGGACCAAGGAGATTGAAGATCAGGAACTGGCCGTTCTTGATCGCAACGAGCAGCAGCATATCGAAGGGCTGTCCCAGAATGTGCGGCACAAGGTCTGGGAGATCATCCAGGGCCACCGTGTCGACCAGAGCATTATGGGCCAGAAAAAAGGCGAAGTCCTGGTCGAGGCCAACAAGACGCTTTCTGAAGAGGACCTGGCCCGTCTGCCCATCAAGAAGCTGCGGGGCGTTTTTGTTCACAAGGAGACAAACGAGGCCCTCGAGGAATTGCTCGATGAATACGACCGCAATATCCAGTTTATCAAATCCATCTACGACCAGAAACGCGAGAAGGTGACCGAGGGCGATGATCTGCCCCCTGGAGTCATCAAGATGGTCAAGGTCCATATCGCCATCAAGCGCAAGCTCAATGTGGGCGATAAGATGGCCGGCCGCCACGGGAATAAGGGGGTTGTCTCCTGCATCCTGCCTGAAGAGGACATGCCCTTTTTCAATGACGGGACCCCGATGGACATTGTGCTCAACCCCCTCGGTGTGCCCTCGCGGATGAATATCGGCCAGATCATGGAGACCCACCTCGGCTGGGCGGCCAAGGAACTGGGCCAGCAGCTTGCCAAGATGGTGGAGGACAAGGCCGACATCCAGGCCCTGCGCCAGGAGGTCAAAGAGGTTTTCCATTCCGACTCTGTGACCACGCTGGTGGATACCCTGGACGACGAGGAATTGGTGGAGTCTGTCAAACGTCTCGACAAGGGGATTGCGACCAAAACCCCTGTTTTTGACGGCGCCCAGGAAGAAGAGATCTGGGAGTGGCTGGAACGGGCCGGACTCCCCAGTGACGGCAAGGCCGTATTATATGACGGGCGCACCGGTGATCCGTTCTATAGCCGGGTCACGGTGGGGTATATGTATATGCTCAAACTCCACCACCTAGTCGACGAAAAGATCCACGCCCGCTCTACCGGCCCCTATTCGTTGGTGACCCAGCAGCCTCTGGGCGGCAAGGCCCAATTTGGTGGGCAACGCCTGGGTGAAATGGAGGTCTGGGCGCTGGAGGCCTATGGGGCGGCCCATTTGCTCCAGGAATTCCTCACGGTCAAATCGGACGACGTCCAGGGCCGGGTGAAGATGTACGAAAAGATAGTCAAGGGTGATAACTTCCTTGAATCGGGCATGCCGGAGTCGTTTAATGTCCTGGTCAAAGAACTCAAGGCCCTTGGCCTGGACGTAACCCTTTTGCACGACGAGGGTGCGAAACGGCAGTAA
- the rplL gene encoding 50S ribosomal protein L7/L12, with protein sequence MSEITKDQVVEFISNMTVLELAEFIKELEDKFGVSAAAPVAAAAPAAAGGGEAAAEEEQTEFDVILQEVGGNKIAVIKAVRAITGLGLKEAKAKVDELPSAMKEQVDKETADEAKKQLEEAGAKVELK encoded by the coding sequence ATGTCCGAGATAACCAAAGATCAGGTTGTCGAATTTATTTCAAATATGACCGTTCTGGAACTCGCTGAGTTCATCAAGGAACTGGAAGATAAATTCGGTGTTTCCGCTGCCGCCCCTGTGGCCGCTGCTGCTCCTGCCGCCGCTGGTGGAGGCGAAGCTGCCGCTGAAGAAGAACAGACTGAATTTGATGTAATTCTGCAGGAAGTTGGCGGCAATAAGATCGCTGTCATCAAGGCTGTGCGGGCCATCACTGGCCTGGGCTTGAAAGAAGCCAAGGCCAAGGTCGACGAACTTCCGTCCGCGATGAAAGAGCAGGTTGACAAAGAGACTGCCGACGAAGCCAAGAAGCAGCTTGAAGAAGCCGGCGCGAAAGTCGAACTCAAGTAG
- the rplJ gene encoding 50S ribosomal protein L10, whose amino-acid sequence MNRAEKAQVIQDLHDKAQKASIALVTDFRGLKVEEINELRSTLRQNNVDYQVVKNTLARIALEDSQHALLKDELRDTCAVAFGYDDPVVAAKELANFAKKHKKFALRFGSLEGKYLDADQIKDLSELPSHEELLGKLLGTFNAVPTQFVGLFANLLRNLMYALKAIEEQKQG is encoded by the coding sequence GTGAACAGGGCAGAAAAAGCGCAAGTCATTCAAGACCTGCACGACAAGGCGCAGAAGGCAAGTATCGCCCTCGTCACTGACTTCAGGGGGTTGAAGGTGGAGGAGATCAATGAACTGCGCTCCACCTTGCGTCAGAACAACGTGGACTATCAAGTCGTTAAGAACACGCTGGCGCGCATAGCCCTTGAAGACAGTCAGCATGCGTTGCTGAAGGATGAGTTGCGTGACACATGTGCTGTCGCGTTCGGGTACGACGACCCGGTCGTCGCGGCCAAAGAACTCGCCAACTTTGCAAAGAAGCACAAAAAGTTTGCGTTGCGGTTTGGAAGCCTTGAGGGCAAATACCTTGATGCCGACCAGATCAAGGACCTCTCAGAATTGCCGAGCCACGAGGAATTGCTCGGCAAATTGCTGGGGACCTTCAATGCTGTGCCAACGCAATTTGTGGGCCTGTTTGCCAATTTACTGCGTAATCTGATGTACGCACTGAAGGCCATTGAAGAGCAGAAACAAGGGTAG
- the rplA gene encoding 50S ribosomal protein L1 gives MPKHGKAYKKATENLDTQSRYSLEEGVANALQAAYAKFDETVDAAVCLGVNPRHPDQMVRGAVSLPHGIGKDVRVIAFCKGEKEEEAKNAGADAAGAEELVQKIQDGWLEFDKAVATPDMMAHVGKIGRVLGPRGLMPNAKTGTVTFDIATAIKELKAGKVEFRVDKNGVIHAPLGKVSFGPEKIQDNLVSLLQTLVRLKPSAAKGTYLRKLAVSTTMGPGVKIETASVRRMVE, from the coding sequence ATGCCCAAGCACGGTAAAGCATATAAAAAAGCAACTGAAAATCTGGATACGCAGAGCCGCTATTCTTTGGAAGAAGGGGTCGCCAATGCGCTGCAGGCTGCGTATGCCAAATTTGACGAAACCGTCGATGCAGCTGTGTGCCTTGGTGTCAATCCCCGCCATCCGGATCAGATGGTCCGCGGTGCGGTGAGCCTGCCCCACGGCATCGGCAAAGACGTTCGGGTCATTGCTTTTTGTAAAGGTGAGAAAGAGGAAGAGGCCAAAAATGCTGGAGCGGATGCAGCCGGGGCTGAAGAGCTCGTGCAGAAGATCCAGGACGGGTGGCTCGAATTTGACAAAGCCGTCGCCACACCGGACATGATGGCCCATGTGGGGAAAATCGGGCGCGTCCTGGGGCCCCGTGGATTGATGCCCAACGCCAAGACCGGCACAGTGACCTTTGATATCGCGACCGCTATCAAAGAGCTCAAGGCCGGCAAAGTCGAATTCCGTGTCGATAAAAACGGGGTGATCCACGCTCCGCTGGGCAAGGTCTCCTTTGGCCCGGAAAAGATCCAAGACAATCTTGTGAGTCTGTTGCAGACCCTGGTGCGCTTGAAACCCAGCGCCGCCAAGGGGACCTATCTGCGCAAACTCGCAGTTTCAACGACGATGGGGCCGGGGGTGAAAATCGAAACCGCCTCGGTCCGTCGCATGGTCGAGTAA
- the rplK gene encoding 50S ribosomal protein L11: protein MAKKVLAKIKLQIPAGSANPSPPVGPALGQHGVNIMEFCKAFNAKTQEQKGMVTPVEITVYQDRTFTFITKTPPASVLLLKAAKLDKGSGEPNKQKAGKVTMEQVREIAQTKMPDLTASDLDAATRSVTGTAKSMGIEVEN from the coding sequence ATGGCCAAGAAAGTACTGGCAAAAATCAAACTGCAGATTCCTGCTGGATCCGCGAATCCATCTCCGCCTGTCGGCCCCGCCCTGGGGCAGCACGGCGTCAATATAATGGAATTCTGTAAGGCCTTCAACGCCAAGACCCAGGAACAAAAGGGTATGGTGACCCCTGTGGAGATTACGGTCTATCAGGACCGGACCTTCACCTTCATCACCAAGACCCCTCCTGCCTCTGTCCTGCTGCTCAAGGCCGCCAAGCTGGATAAAGGTTCCGGTGAGCCCAACAAGCAAAAGGCGGGCAAGGTGACCATGGAGCAGGTGAGGGAGATCGCTCAGACCAAGATGCCCGACCTGACGGCCAGCGATCTGGACGCGGCTACGCGTTCCGTGACAGGTACCGCGAAGAGCATGGGTATCGAGGTTGAAAATTAG
- the nusG gene encoding transcription termination/antitermination protein NusG produces MTEESARWYIVHAFSGYEQRVEKTIAEMIRSGQGEGLIEEVIVPTEKVVEMVKGQKKTSTRKFYPGYVLVKMILNDKTWHLIQSIPKVTGFVGGQKRPKPLTQKEADQILQTIESRKEQPRPKFHFERGDEVRVIDGPFSGFNGEVEEVNYDKGKLRVSVSIFGRQTPVELDFVQVSKG; encoded by the coding sequence ATGACAGAAGAAAGCGCCCGTTGGTATATCGTCCATGCCTTCTCAGGTTATGAGCAACGCGTGGAGAAAACCATTGCTGAAATGATCCGAAGTGGACAGGGCGAAGGGCTCATAGAGGAAGTGATCGTCCCTACTGAAAAAGTAGTGGAGATGGTCAAAGGTCAGAAGAAAACGTCGACCCGCAAGTTTTATCCCGGCTATGTCCTGGTCAAGATGATCCTCAACGACAAGACCTGGCACCTGATCCAGTCGATCCCGAAAGTGACAGGGTTTGTCGGAGGACAGAAGCGGCCGAAGCCCTTGACGCAAAAGGAAGCGGACCAAATTCTGCAGACCATCGAGAGCCGCAAAGAGCAGCCGCGCCCGAAATTCCATTTCGAACGTGGCGATGAAGTTCGCGTGATTGATGGGCCTTTTTCCGGCTTTAATGGGGAAGTAGAAGAGGTCAATTACGATAAGGGCAAGCTCAGGGTTTCGGTTTCCATTTTCGGGCGGCAGACACCTGTTGAACTCGATTTTGTCCAGGTCTCCAAAGGGTAG